From a region of the Flavobacterium branchiarum genome:
- a CDS encoding class I SAM-dependent methyltransferase — protein MDVLNKKHFLTVKDHSVSKEIFELYYDETLDMLITSPQPNENDLGKYYESEDYISHTDNKRSLFEKAYHIVKNIALKNKLNLINSENPQKGRILDIGAGTGDFLLTAKDNGWNTVGVEPSERAKSIAIKKGISFVDKIADLENNSFDVITMWHVLEHVPNLELQIQELKRLLKPTGTLIVAVPNFKSFDANHYKTFWAAYDVPIHFWHFSKKAIQSLFEKVDMRLEKILPMKFDSFYVSLLSEKYKTGKMNYLTAFFIGLKSNWKAKRSLEYSSHIYVLKNK, from the coding sequence ACATTTTCTTACTGTAAAAGATCACTCGGTTTCTAAAGAAATTTTTGAATTGTACTACGATGAAACTTTGGATATGTTAATTACATCTCCACAACCCAATGAAAATGATTTGGGGAAATATTATGAAAGCGAGGATTATATTTCGCATACAGACAACAAGCGTTCGTTATTTGAAAAAGCATATCATATTGTAAAAAATATTGCACTTAAGAATAAATTAAATTTGATTAATTCTGAAAACCCGCAAAAAGGTAGAATTTTAGATATAGGAGCAGGAACTGGTGATTTCTTGTTAACTGCTAAAGATAATGGTTGGAATACTGTTGGAGTAGAACCAAGCGAAAGAGCAAAGTCTATTGCTATAAAAAAAGGAATTTCTTTTGTGGATAAAATTGCTGACTTAGAAAATAATTCTTTTGACGTAATTACGATGTGGCACGTTTTGGAACACGTTCCAAATTTAGAATTGCAAATACAAGAATTGAAGCGATTATTAAAACCAACTGGAACGTTAATTGTAGCAGTTCCAAATTTTAAATCTTTCGATGCAAATCATTATAAAACTTTTTGGGCTGCGTATGATGTGCCAATTCATTTTTGGCATTTCTCTAAAAAAGCGATTCAGTCACTTTTCGAAAAAGTAGATATGCGTCTTGAAAAAATTCTTCCAATGAAATTTGACTCGTTTTATGTGAGTCTACTTTCTGAAAAATACAAAACTGGAAAAATGAATTACCTAACTGCATTTTTTATTGGATTAAAATCGAATTGGAAAGCAAAGCGTAGTTTAGAATATTCATCACACATTTATGTCTTAAAAAACAAGTAA
- a CDS encoding OmpH family outer membrane protein: MKKALVIIALSISVVACNKTAEVKEVKTAYVDTSVLMKEYTEAKDLEAKYKAQAEEKGRQLQAEITRFKQDASNFQSQAQANGQAWAQQRGAELQKREQQLGYAQQALAQQLQQESGAEMDSLVTGVKKFIKNYGKEKGYSYIYGTGDAASILYAEDKYDITKEIVKALNDNYKAGTKLDTKTDAKEKDSAAVKK; encoded by the coding sequence ATGAAAAAAGCATTAGTAATTATCGCACTTTCGATTTCAGTAGTTGCTTGTAATAAAACAGCAGAAGTTAAGGAAGTAAAAACAGCTTACGTTGACACTTCAGTTTTAATGAAAGAGTACACTGAAGCAAAAGATTTAGAAGCTAAATACAAAGCACAAGCAGAGGAAAAAGGTAGACAGCTTCAAGCGGAGATTACTCGTTTCAAACAAGATGCTTCTAATTTCCAAAGTCAAGCACAAGCTAATGGTCAAGCATGGGCACAACAAAGAGGTGCTGAGTTGCAAAAAAGAGAGCAACAATTAGGTTATGCTCAACAAGCATTAGCACAACAATTGCAACAAGAAAGTGGTGCAGAAATGGACTCTTTAGTTACAGGAGTTAAAAAATTCATCAAGAATTACGGTAAAGAAAAAGGGTACTCTTACATTTACGGTACTGGTGATGCTGCATCGATTTTATATGCAGAAGATAAATATGACATTACAAAAGAGATCGTTAAAGCTTTAAACGATAACTATAAAGCTGGTACTAAACTAGATACTAAAACTGACGCTAAAGAAAAGGACTCAGCTGCAGTTAAAAAATAA